A part of Heliangelus exortis chromosome 3, bHelExo1.hap1, whole genome shotgun sequence genomic DNA contains:
- the PREPL gene encoding prolyl endopeptidase-like isoform X2, with translation MLCLFHTHDVNNQQSGTVRNFRQYQEMKVRTSRGGLRNLFQGLICSVRYYSKQNHVQTVCLHSKIKPKKRHILDCSGSTCTHRTLPPGSILPWRFFSCKEGTKIPSEKKENRSIITSEFLNKNLLKSEQERWNDISARYKAMTKRIKEKLEELHNKYTFCSGNPKIRFGENVYFEENGCVFLSKVGDVDEEDADILFSTEDLGFSDAFIQRIRISPDQRYMAINLKSGNSEKATCVVMKLGDFSVVERVIPNVFSFEWATNDVLYYTSQKNLKCQNVFMTTFSNQKHTKLVYTEQDARFFVDICCTKDRRFLTINSNSKTTSEVWLVDCRHPFKLPTLVQARTEGVIYHIEHRNDELYILTTYGEPAEYKLMKAPVASSGMENWQLVYALEDKTKLVDLEMFSDHCIMFLKNAGHLYLKVLSLVSHSVQSVKLPTWACEFELESHPEHTTSTCYFQLTSPVHPPKRFAYSFKENNLIEQAMQEVPIITNCHTTRLLAKSKDETLVPITVFHNMNSKELHRKPLLVHVYGAYGIDLNMSFREEKLMLIEEGWILAYCHVRGGGELGLRWHKDGCQHNKLKGLHDLKACIMLLHKLGFSQPKHTALAAASAGGVLAGALCNTDPELIRAVVLQAPFVDVLNTMMKTHLPLTIEEQEEWGNPLADEKCMKYIKSYCPYQNIKTQCYPSVFITAYENDQRVPLSGILRYVQKLRKAAVDHGSTTMITGFIVPGNWIPNIILDIQATGSHCDSSWEDSVNEVARHLAFLNEELEVCHLQQDVKLCK, from the exons atgttATGTCTATTTCACACACATGATGTAAATAATCAGCAGTCTGGGACGGTCAGAAATTTCAGGCAGTATCAAGAAATGAAGGTTAGGACGTCACGGGGTGGACTGAGAAATCTTTTCCAAGGTCTCATCTGCAGTGTGAGGTACTACTCTAAGCAAAACCATGTTCAGACAGTATGTCTTCatagtaaaataaaaccaaaaaagcgCCACATCCTGGACTGTTCAGGAAGTACCTGCACGCACAGGACTCTGCCACCTGGAAGCATCCTGCCATGGAGATTCTTTTCCTGCAAG GAAGGAACAAAAATCCCTTcggaaaagaaggaaaatagatCCATAATAACGTCAGAGTTTTTGAACAAGAATCTTCTGAAATCAGAGCAGGAAAGGTGGAATGACATTTCAGCAAGGTACAAAGCTATGACCAAAAGAATCAAGGAAAAATTAGAAGAATTGCACAACAAGTACACATTCTGTTCAGGAAACCCAAAG ATCAGGTTTGGAGAGAATGTGTACTTTGAAGAGAATGGCTGTGTGTTTCTTTCAAAAGTAGGTGATG tagATGAAGAAGATGCTGACATTTTATTTAGCACTGAAGATCTCGGTTTTTCTGATGCCTTTATTCAACGGATCAGAATTTCACCAGATCAGAGATACATGGCCATCAATTTAAAAAGTGGAAATTCTGAAAAGGCGACCTGTGTTGTTATGAAACTTGGTGATTTTTCTGTCGTGGAAAGAGTAATTCCAAATGTATTTAGTTTTG aatgggCTACAAATGATGTTCTGTATTACACAAGTCAGAAGAACCTTAAATGCCAGAATGTGTTTATGACCACTTTCTCTAATCAGAAACATACTAAATTAGTTTATACAGAACAAGATGCAAG ATTCTTTGTGGACATATGTTGCACAAAAGACAGGCGTTTTCTTACTATCAACAGCAACAGCAAGACAACCTCAGAAGTTTGGCTGGTTGACTGTAGACACCCTTTTAAGTTACCCACGCTTGTACAAGCACGAACAGAAGGGGTCATTTACCACATTGAGCACAGAAATGATGAGTTATATATTCTTACTACATATGGAGAACCTGCAGAATATAAG TTGATGAAGGCACCAGTAGCTTCCAGTGGCATGGAGAACTGGCAGCTGGTTTATGCACTGGAAGATAAAACCAAGCTAGTAGACTTGGAGATGTTCAGTGATCACTGTATTATGTTCCTGAAGAATGCTGGTCATCTTTACTTAAAGGTGCTCTCTTTGGTTTCACATTCAGTTCAGTCAGTAAAG CTACCTACGTGGGCCTGTGAATTTGAATTGGAATCTCATCCTGAACATACCACCAGCACTTGCTATTTTCAGCTCACCTCCCCAGTACACCCCCCTAAGCGTTTTGCAtattcatttaaagaaaataatctcattGAACAAGCTATGCAAGAGGTACCAATTATTACGAATTGTCACACTACACGTTTACTAGCTAAAAGCAAG GATGAAACTTTAGTGCCAATTACAGTTTTTCATAATATGAATTCTAAAGAGCTACACAGGAAACCACTTCTGGTTCATGTATATGGAGCGTATGGCATAGATTTGAACATGAGCTTTAGAGAAGAGAAGCTGATGTTAATTGAAGAGGGTTGGATATTAGCATATTGCCATGTTAG GGGTGGAGGAGAGCTAGGCCTTCGCTGGCACAAAGATGGATGTCAGCACAATAAACTCAAAGGTCTCCATGACCTTAAGGCTTGCATCATGCTGCTGCACAAACTAGGATTTTCTCAGCCCAAACACACAGCGCTGGCAGCTGCCAGTGCAGGAGGAGTCCTTGCAGGAGCCCTGTGCAACACTGATCCAGAACTTATCAGAGCCGTGGTTCTACAG GCTCCTTTTGTAGATGTTCTAAATACAATGATGAAAACTCATCTCCCACTGACAATTGAAGAACAGGAAGAATGGGGAAATCCATTAGCAGATGAAAAATGTATGAAGTATATAAAAAGCTATTGTCCATACCAGAATATTAAGACACAg TGTTATCCTTCAGTTTTTATCACAGCGTATGAAAACGATCAGCGGGTGCCACTATCGGGAATCTTACGCTACGTTCAGAAACTGAGGAAGGCTGCAGTAGATCATGGCAGCACAACAA TGATCACTGGCTTCATTGTTCCAGGAAATTGGATCCCTAATATCATCTTAGACATCCAGGCAACTGGCAGTCATTGTGATTCATCTTGGGAGGATTCAGTGAATGAG
- the PREPL gene encoding prolyl endopeptidase-like isoform X7: MTKRIKEKLEELHNKYTFCSGNPKIRFGENVYFEENGCVFLSKVGDVDEEDADILFSTEDLGFSDAFIQRIRISPDQRYMAINLKSGNSEKATCVVMKLGDFSVVERVIPNVFSFEWATNDVLYYTSQKNLKCQNVFMTTFSNQKHTKLVYTEQDARFFVDICCTKDRRFLTINSNSKTTSEVWLVDCRHPFKLPTLVQARTEGVIYHIEHRNDELYILTTYGEPAEYKLMKAPVASSGMENWQLVYALEDKTKLVDLEMFSDHCIMFLKNAGHLYLKVLSLVSHSVQSVKLPTWACEFELESHPEHTTSTCYFQLTSPVHPPKRFAYSFKENNLIEQAMQEVPIITNCHTTRLLAKSKDETLVPITVFHNMNSKELHRKPLLVHVYGAYGIDLNMSFREEKLMLIEEGWILAYCHVRGGGELGLRWHKDGCQHNKLKGLHDLKACIMLLHKLGFSQPKHTALAAASAGGVLAGALCNTDPELIRAVVLQAPFVDVLNTMMKTHLPLTIEEQEEWGNPLADEKCMKYIKSYCPYQNIKTQCYPSVFITAYENDQRVPLSGILRYVQKLRKAAVDHGSTTMITGFIVPGNWIPNIILDIQATGSHCDSSWEDSVNEVARHLAFLNEELEVCHLQQDVKLCK, from the exons ATGACCAAAAGAATCAAGGAAAAATTAGAAGAATTGCACAACAAGTACACATTCTGTTCAGGAAACCCAAAG ATCAGGTTTGGAGAGAATGTGTACTTTGAAGAGAATGGCTGTGTGTTTCTTTCAAAAGTAGGTGATG tagATGAAGAAGATGCTGACATTTTATTTAGCACTGAAGATCTCGGTTTTTCTGATGCCTTTATTCAACGGATCAGAATTTCACCAGATCAGAGATACATGGCCATCAATTTAAAAAGTGGAAATTCTGAAAAGGCGACCTGTGTTGTTATGAAACTTGGTGATTTTTCTGTCGTGGAAAGAGTAATTCCAAATGTATTTAGTTTTG aatgggCTACAAATGATGTTCTGTATTACACAAGTCAGAAGAACCTTAAATGCCAGAATGTGTTTATGACCACTTTCTCTAATCAGAAACATACTAAATTAGTTTATACAGAACAAGATGCAAG ATTCTTTGTGGACATATGTTGCACAAAAGACAGGCGTTTTCTTACTATCAACAGCAACAGCAAGACAACCTCAGAAGTTTGGCTGGTTGACTGTAGACACCCTTTTAAGTTACCCACGCTTGTACAAGCACGAACAGAAGGGGTCATTTACCACATTGAGCACAGAAATGATGAGTTATATATTCTTACTACATATGGAGAACCTGCAGAATATAAG TTGATGAAGGCACCAGTAGCTTCCAGTGGCATGGAGAACTGGCAGCTGGTTTATGCACTGGAAGATAAAACCAAGCTAGTAGACTTGGAGATGTTCAGTGATCACTGTATTATGTTCCTGAAGAATGCTGGTCATCTTTACTTAAAGGTGCTCTCTTTGGTTTCACATTCAGTTCAGTCAGTAAAG CTACCTACGTGGGCCTGTGAATTTGAATTGGAATCTCATCCTGAACATACCACCAGCACTTGCTATTTTCAGCTCACCTCCCCAGTACACCCCCCTAAGCGTTTTGCAtattcatttaaagaaaataatctcattGAACAAGCTATGCAAGAGGTACCAATTATTACGAATTGTCACACTACACGTTTACTAGCTAAAAGCAAG GATGAAACTTTAGTGCCAATTACAGTTTTTCATAATATGAATTCTAAAGAGCTACACAGGAAACCACTTCTGGTTCATGTATATGGAGCGTATGGCATAGATTTGAACATGAGCTTTAGAGAAGAGAAGCTGATGTTAATTGAAGAGGGTTGGATATTAGCATATTGCCATGTTAG GGGTGGAGGAGAGCTAGGCCTTCGCTGGCACAAAGATGGATGTCAGCACAATAAACTCAAAGGTCTCCATGACCTTAAGGCTTGCATCATGCTGCTGCACAAACTAGGATTTTCTCAGCCCAAACACACAGCGCTGGCAGCTGCCAGTGCAGGAGGAGTCCTTGCAGGAGCCCTGTGCAACACTGATCCAGAACTTATCAGAGCCGTGGTTCTACAG GCTCCTTTTGTAGATGTTCTAAATACAATGATGAAAACTCATCTCCCACTGACAATTGAAGAACAGGAAGAATGGGGAAATCCATTAGCAGATGAAAAATGTATGAAGTATATAAAAAGCTATTGTCCATACCAGAATATTAAGACACAg TGTTATCCTTCAGTTTTTATCACAGCGTATGAAAACGATCAGCGGGTGCCACTATCGGGAATCTTACGCTACGTTCAGAAACTGAGGAAGGCTGCAGTAGATCATGGCAGCACAACAA TGATCACTGGCTTCATTGTTCCAGGAAATTGGATCCCTAATATCATCTTAGACATCCAGGCAACTGGCAGTCATTGTGATTCATCTTGGGAGGATTCAGTGAATGAG
- the PREPL gene encoding prolyl endopeptidase-like isoform X6 encodes MKVRTSRGGLRNLFQGLICSVRYYSKQNHVQTVCLHSKIKPKKRHILDCSGSTCTHRTLPPGSILPWRFFSCKQEGTKIPSEKKENRSIITSEFLNKNLLKSEQERWNDISARYKAMTKRIKEKLEELHNKYTFCSGNPKIRFGENVYFEENGCVFLSKVGDVDEEDADILFSTEDLGFSDAFIQRIRISPDQRYMAINLKSGNSEKATCVVMKLGDFSVVERVIPNVFSFEWATNDVLYYTSQKNLKCQNVFMTTFSNQKHTKLVYTEQDARFFVDICCTKDRRFLTINSNSKTTSEVWLVDCRHPFKLPTLVQARTEGVIYHIEHRNDELYILTTYGEPAEYKLMKAPVASSGMENWQLVYALEDKTKLVDLEMFSDHCIMFLKNAGHLYLKVLSLVSHSVQSVKLPTWACEFELESHPEHTTSTCYFQLTSPVHPPKRFAYSFKENNLIEQAMQEVPIITNCHTTRLLAKSKDETLVPITVFHNMNSKELHRKPLLVHVYGAYGIDLNMSFREEKLMLIEEGWILAYCHVRGGGELGLRWHKDGCQHNKLKGLHDLKACIMLLHKLGFSQPKHTALAAASAGGVLAGALCNTDPELIRAVVLQAPFVDVLNTMMKTHLPLTIEEQEEWGNPLADEKCMKYIKSYCPYQNIKTQCYPSVFITAYENDQRVPLSGILRYVQKLRKAAVDHGSTTMITGFIVPGNWIPNIILDIQATGSHCDSSWEDSVNEVARHLAFLNEELEVCHLQQDVKLCK; translated from the exons ATGAAGGTTAGGACGTCACGGGGTGGACTGAGAAATCTTTTCCAAGGTCTCATCTGCAGTGTGAGGTACTACTCTAAGCAAAACCATGTTCAGACAGTATGTCTTCatagtaaaataaaaccaaaaaagcgCCACATCCTGGACTGTTCAGGAAGTACCTGCACGCACAGGACTCTGCCACCTGGAAGCATCCTGCCATGGAGATTCTTTTCCTGCAAG CAGGAAGGAACAAAAATCCCTTcggaaaagaaggaaaatagatCCATAATAACGTCAGAGTTTTTGAACAAGAATCTTCTGAAATCAGAGCAGGAAAGGTGGAATGACATTTCAGCAAGGTACAAAGCTATGACCAAAAGAATCAAGGAAAAATTAGAAGAATTGCACAACAAGTACACATTCTGTTCAGGAAACCCAAAG ATCAGGTTTGGAGAGAATGTGTACTTTGAAGAGAATGGCTGTGTGTTTCTTTCAAAAGTAGGTGATG tagATGAAGAAGATGCTGACATTTTATTTAGCACTGAAGATCTCGGTTTTTCTGATGCCTTTATTCAACGGATCAGAATTTCACCAGATCAGAGATACATGGCCATCAATTTAAAAAGTGGAAATTCTGAAAAGGCGACCTGTGTTGTTATGAAACTTGGTGATTTTTCTGTCGTGGAAAGAGTAATTCCAAATGTATTTAGTTTTG aatgggCTACAAATGATGTTCTGTATTACACAAGTCAGAAGAACCTTAAATGCCAGAATGTGTTTATGACCACTTTCTCTAATCAGAAACATACTAAATTAGTTTATACAGAACAAGATGCAAG ATTCTTTGTGGACATATGTTGCACAAAAGACAGGCGTTTTCTTACTATCAACAGCAACAGCAAGACAACCTCAGAAGTTTGGCTGGTTGACTGTAGACACCCTTTTAAGTTACCCACGCTTGTACAAGCACGAACAGAAGGGGTCATTTACCACATTGAGCACAGAAATGATGAGTTATATATTCTTACTACATATGGAGAACCTGCAGAATATAAG TTGATGAAGGCACCAGTAGCTTCCAGTGGCATGGAGAACTGGCAGCTGGTTTATGCACTGGAAGATAAAACCAAGCTAGTAGACTTGGAGATGTTCAGTGATCACTGTATTATGTTCCTGAAGAATGCTGGTCATCTTTACTTAAAGGTGCTCTCTTTGGTTTCACATTCAGTTCAGTCAGTAAAG CTACCTACGTGGGCCTGTGAATTTGAATTGGAATCTCATCCTGAACATACCACCAGCACTTGCTATTTTCAGCTCACCTCCCCAGTACACCCCCCTAAGCGTTTTGCAtattcatttaaagaaaataatctcattGAACAAGCTATGCAAGAGGTACCAATTATTACGAATTGTCACACTACACGTTTACTAGCTAAAAGCAAG GATGAAACTTTAGTGCCAATTACAGTTTTTCATAATATGAATTCTAAAGAGCTACACAGGAAACCACTTCTGGTTCATGTATATGGAGCGTATGGCATAGATTTGAACATGAGCTTTAGAGAAGAGAAGCTGATGTTAATTGAAGAGGGTTGGATATTAGCATATTGCCATGTTAG GGGTGGAGGAGAGCTAGGCCTTCGCTGGCACAAAGATGGATGTCAGCACAATAAACTCAAAGGTCTCCATGACCTTAAGGCTTGCATCATGCTGCTGCACAAACTAGGATTTTCTCAGCCCAAACACACAGCGCTGGCAGCTGCCAGTGCAGGAGGAGTCCTTGCAGGAGCCCTGTGCAACACTGATCCAGAACTTATCAGAGCCGTGGTTCTACAG GCTCCTTTTGTAGATGTTCTAAATACAATGATGAAAACTCATCTCCCACTGACAATTGAAGAACAGGAAGAATGGGGAAATCCATTAGCAGATGAAAAATGTATGAAGTATATAAAAAGCTATTGTCCATACCAGAATATTAAGACACAg TGTTATCCTTCAGTTTTTATCACAGCGTATGAAAACGATCAGCGGGTGCCACTATCGGGAATCTTACGCTACGTTCAGAAACTGAGGAAGGCTGCAGTAGATCATGGCAGCACAACAA TGATCACTGGCTTCATTGTTCCAGGAAATTGGATCCCTAATATCATCTTAGACATCCAGGCAACTGGCAGTCATTGTGATTCATCTTGGGAGGATTCAGTGAATGAG